CCGCTTCCTTGTTCGATGGACACGATGTTGCCATCAATATTATGCGTCGCATTATGCAAAGCATGGGCGCAGAAATTATTCATTTGGGACACAACAGGAGCGTGGCTGAAATAGTAGAAGCTGCTATTGAAGAAGATGCCAACGCCATTGCTATAACAAGTTACCAAGGTGGACATTTAGAGTTTTTCAAATACATGAAAGACTTGCTGGATGAAAATGGCTGCGGACATATAAAAATCTTCGGCGGCGGCGGCGGAACGATTCTTCCGAGCGAAATAGAAGAATTGCATAATTATGGCATAACCAAAATTTATAGTCCTGATGATGGAAGACATTTAGGTTTAGAAGGAATGATCAAAGATGTTGTTGAAAGAGCGGCAACTTCTAATTTAATATTGGAAAAACATAACTGGAATGGCAAATTGCCTTTACAAGAAGTAAAAGATATTCGTCGGATTTCAAGAGCAATTACACTGGCTGAAAATGAACAGGATTATTCTTCACTATTGAATGAAATAAGATCAAAAAATTCTTCAAAAAATATCAAGCCTGTGATACTCGGTATTACCGGAACTGGCGGTGCCGGCAAATCTTCTGTAACAGATGAATTGGTGCGACGGTTTTTAAATACATATACTGATAAAACGATTGCAGTAATCTCAGTCGATCCAAGTAAGAAGAAAACGGGTGGAGCATTATTGGGAGATAGAATTCGTATGAACTCCATTTCATCACCAAGAGCATACATGCGCAGCTTGGCAACAAGAGAAAGTGATAAAGCGTTAAGCATACATGTGCAGGAAGCTATCGACATTTGTAAAACAGCCGGATATGATTTCATCATTTTAGAAAGTGCAGGCGTTGGACAAAGTGATGCTTCTATTTTGGATTATGTAGATACCAGCATTTATGTAATGACACCCGAATATGGCGCAGCATCTCAACTGGAAAAAATCAATATGTTGGATTATGCAGATATTATCTGCATAAACAAATTTGATAAAGCCGGCGCTTTGGATGCTTTGCATGATGTGCGGAAGCAATACAAACGCAATCACAATTTATTTACTGCTAAAGATGAAGACTTGCCTGTGATTGGCGCCATTGCTGCGCAATTCAATGATGCAGGCGTAAATGAATTGTTTGAAAGAGTGATGGAGAAAGTTGCCCAAAAAACCGGTGTACACTTTGGGAAAGAGATAGAACATCATCCACATGTGAATGATACTATTAATCAGTCACAGATTATTCCGCCAAAGAGAGTTCGTTATCTCTCAGAAATAGCAGAAGAAATTATTCATTATAATAAAGAAGTAGAAGAGCAGGTTGCGATTGCATCTAAACTGTATCAAATAAACGGAGCATTGCAATTAGTGAGCAAAAATGAAGAGCTGCAGTCAATAAAGAATGAACTAGAATCAAAGCTTCTTTCATCTAACAAAAAATTAATAGATGGCTGGGAAGCGCTTAAAGAAAAGTACAGCAAAGATTTTTTTGAATATACCATTCGTGATAAAAAGATAAAACAGCCGTTCATACAAAAAAGTCTATCCGGCACTGTTATACATAAAATATTATTGCCCAAGTATAAAGATTGGGGAGATATTTTAAAATGGCAGTTACAGGAAAATGTTCCGGGAGAATTTCCGTTCACCGCAGGGGTCTTTCCTTTAAAGCGAACAGAAGAAGACCCTACAAGAATGTTTGCGGGTGCAGGCGGACCGGAATCTACCAACAAACGTTTTCACTATTTAAGTTTAGAGCAACCTGCGAAGCGCCTCAGCACTGCATTTGACAGTGTTACCTTATACGGAGAAGATCCCGATTATCGACCTGATATTTATGGAAAGATCGGTAACAGCGGAACAAGCATTGCCACGATAGACGATGCAAAAAAGTTATACAGCGGTTTCGATCTATGCGATGCAAAAACTTCTGTTAGCATGACCATTAACGGTCCGGCACCTATGCTTTTAGCGTTTTTTCTGAATGCAGCTATTGATCAGCAATGCGAAAAATGGTTAGGAGAAAATGCAAATACTTTAATGAAGGATTTGGAAAACCTTCCAATATATAATGGAGAATTACCTCAAAGCAATAACGGTTTAGGGTTAAAGTTATTAGGACTCAGCGGTTCTGATATCTTGCCAAAAGAAGAATATGAAAAAATTAAAGCAAAAACATTAGCAGTTGTTCGCGGCACTGTACAAGCGGATATTTTAAAAGAAGACCAGGCGCAAAACACCTGTATTTTTTCTACAGAGTTTGCTTTAAAATTAATGGGCGATGTGCAGGAATATTTTATTCAAAATAAAGTACAGAATTTTTACAGCGTAAGTATCAGCGGTTATCATATTGCTGAAGCCGGCGCTAATCCTATAACACAGCTTGCTTTTACATTAGCAAATGGATTTACTTATGTAGAATATTATTTGAGTCGAGGAATGAAGATCGATGATTTTGCACCAAACTTTTCTTTCTTCTTTAGTAATGGAATGGATATTGAATACAGCGTCATTGGCAGAGTAGCTCGCCGCATTTGGGCAAAAGCAATGAAGCATAAGTATAAAGCCAACGAACGTTCGCAAAAATTAAAATATCATATTCAAACCAGCGGAAGAAGCTTGCATGCGCAGGAAATAGATTTCAACGATATACGAACTACGTTGCAGGCGCTCTACGCTATTTATGATAACTGCAATTCGCTTCATACTAACGCTTACGATGAAGCGATAACCACACCAACAGAAGAAAGTGTTCGTCGTGCAATGGCGATACAGTTAATTATTAACCGTGAGTTAGGTACTGCCAAAAACGAGAACCCGATGCAGGGAAGTTTCTTAATTGAAGAAATGACTGACCTTGTGGAAGAAGCCGTGCTCAATGAATTCAATCGATTAACTGAACGTGGTGGTGTATTAGGTGCGATGGAACGAATGTACCAGCGCAATAAGATCCAGGAAGAAAGTCTTTACTACGAAACATTAAAACACAATGGGGAACACCCGATCGTGGGCGTCAATATGTTTTTGAATAAAAAAGGCTCTCCTACAATTCTTCCAAACGAGGTTGTTCGTTCTAACAAAGAAGAAAAGGATGCCCAGGTAAATGCGTTGAATTTTTTTCATAATCTACATAACAATAAAAGTGCAGAAATGTTGAAACGTTTGCAACAAACTGCGATTAATAATGAAAATATTTTTGCTGAATTAATGGAAACAGTAAAGTATTGTTCTCTCGGTCAGATCACGCATGCGTTATATGAAGTCGGCGGACAATATAGAAGAAATATGTAAGATATTTTTGTTACAAACATTTGTTCTTTCTTCAGCATCGTTGTGAACTTGTTCTGTTATCCATTTCTTTTAGTAAAAGAAATGAGATAATTATTTCGTTCATCGGCATTGCTATTATTGAACTTTTATTAAAGAATAGAATTGCAATGATTTCTCTATTCACCATAGACCATTCACATTATCATTCCAATTCTTTACAATAATATCCGGCATTCAACAAGATGCTTTCAATTTCTTTTGGCGATAGATCATTCGCCTCAATACGTAAAATATTATCGCAATCATTTAAATCAACATTCCAGCGGTTAATATTAGGATGAATATCTAAAGTATTTTCAACAGCACTA
The Ferruginibacter albus DNA segment above includes these coding regions:
- a CDS encoding methylmalonyl-CoA mutase family protein, whose amino-acid sequence is MVQSGNKVRIITAASLFDGHDVAINIMRRIMQSMGAEIIHLGHNRSVAEIVEAAIEEDANAIAITSYQGGHLEFFKYMKDLLDENGCGHIKIFGGGGGTILPSEIEELHNYGITKIYSPDDGRHLGLEGMIKDVVERAATSNLILEKHNWNGKLPLQEVKDIRRISRAITLAENEQDYSSLLNEIRSKNSSKNIKPVILGITGTGGAGKSSVTDELVRRFLNTYTDKTIAVISVDPSKKKTGGALLGDRIRMNSISSPRAYMRSLATRESDKALSIHVQEAIDICKTAGYDFIILESAGVGQSDASILDYVDTSIYVMTPEYGAASQLEKINMLDYADIICINKFDKAGALDALHDVRKQYKRNHNLFTAKDEDLPVIGAIAAQFNDAGVNELFERVMEKVAQKTGVHFGKEIEHHPHVNDTINQSQIIPPKRVRYLSEIAEEIIHYNKEVEEQVAIASKLYQINGALQLVSKNEELQSIKNELESKLLSSNKKLIDGWEALKEKYSKDFFEYTIRDKKIKQPFIQKSLSGTVIHKILLPKYKDWGDILKWQLQENVPGEFPFTAGVFPLKRTEEDPTRMFAGAGGPESTNKRFHYLSLEQPAKRLSTAFDSVTLYGEDPDYRPDIYGKIGNSGTSIATIDDAKKLYSGFDLCDAKTSVSMTINGPAPMLLAFFLNAAIDQQCEKWLGENANTLMKDLENLPIYNGELPQSNNGLGLKLLGLSGSDILPKEEYEKIKAKTLAVVRGTVQADILKEDQAQNTCIFSTEFALKLMGDVQEYFIQNKVQNFYSVSISGYHIAEAGANPITQLAFTLANGFTYVEYYLSRGMKIDDFAPNFSFFFSNGMDIEYSVIGRVARRIWAKAMKHKYKANERSQKLKYHIQTSGRSLHAQEIDFNDIRTTLQALYAIYDNCNSLHTNAYDEAITTPTEESVRRAMAIQLIINRELGTAKNENPMQGSFLIEEMTDLVEEAVLNEFNRLTERGGVLGAMERMYQRNKIQEESLYYETLKHNGEHPIVGVNMFLNKKGSPTILPNEVVRSNKEEKDAQVNALNFFHNLHNNKSAEMLKRLQQTAINNENIFAELMETVKYCSLGQITHALYEVGGQYRRNM